The Bacteroidia bacterium genome contains the following window.
GCTTCATTAGGATACAAAGTAACCGAAGAAGCAGAAGAAAATGAAGATAGCGAAGAAACTGAAACGCAAGAAACTATTTAAAACAAAAATATAGTTGTAAAAAAATGTCTAACTTACCAAAAAAACAGAGTATGGAAAATAAAGACAACAAAGATAATCTTAATGAAAACGAAAAGCCTAACAAGGATATAGATTGTGATGAAGTGATACGAAAACTAAACATGATTTTGGATGGTGAAATTGCAAAAGAGGAAGAAACTAAGCTCCTTCAC
Protein-coding sequences here:
- a CDS encoding zf-HC2 domain-containing protein, translated to MSNLPKKQSMENKDNKDNLNENEKPNKDIDCDEVIRKLNMILDGEIAKEEETKLLHHIDDCQNCLEQYHIEKSFKELLKSKLQNMSVSMSLIQSIKDRIKGKT